The following is a genomic window from Candidatus Rubidus massiliensis.
TGACGAACAACGTGACTATAGTACAGGCCAAACAAAAACTATTCACCCAAGCGAAGATAAAATCAAAGTGTTTCCACTTTTTCCCTATGATGAAAAAACAAAGTGCGAGATATTTTTAATCGAACTTTTACCTGGATGTGAGCACATTTCATCTCCTCATAAACCAGGCGTCATCGAGCATGTAATCGTAGCAGAGGGTTCAATGGAAGTCTTTTTGAATGACTCATGGAAACCATTAAAAAAAGGGGAGGGACTTCGATTTTGTGCCGATCAACCTCACGGCTACCGCAATCTATCCAGGAAAAATTCTACCATTCACGACATCATTCACTATTCAATGTGATGGCTGTAATCATTTCCATTTGAGTCGCGATTGTGCTAAAATCACTTTCTGAAATGAAAAAGCATCCTCGACGAAATGGAAAGCCCCATTTTTTCTTATCCTGAATAAAAGTGAGCGAATCGATTAGTGGCAAAATCGACACTTCCTTTGCAGGAAAGAACTTTACATTTCTCCTATAAGGGATAAAGTCCTCACTCATTTGAAATGGATATGGTTCGCCAGGCTCAATCCGTCCAATCGCTGTAAATGCCTTACAAGGCTCTTTTTCACCGAACTTTAATGTTGGGGAATAATAGATAATCCAATCATTTGGCCGCATTTGTTTTAAAGGGCCCTCTTTTCCATGACAGACTTGCGCAAATCCTCCTTGAACTCCTCTCATCACATGTTCTTTACTTACAACACCGATCCAGTAGCGCATGATTTTCCCCTAATTTAAGATAATTTCTGTAAGATCTCGATGCACTTACTCATATCCTGGCCAAGTTTATCAAAAAACTTTAGGTCAACAGCTTCGACAAGAGGTAATGCCTGCTCAACAAGCTCCGCACCATTTTTAGTTAAGCGAGGGAACTTTGATCGCTCATCATCATTTCGTTTGTGCCGTTCGATAAATCCCTTCTTTTCCAATGCACGTAAAACTTGTGATGTCATCGTGATATCCATACTGCAATGCCTAGCAAGCTCAACCTGAGTAATATTTGCATGGTTACGCGTTAGCCATCCAATGCTTGCCAAAAGAACGAATTGTGGATGGGTTAAACCGAGAGTAGTCAAGACAGCTTCAATTTGACGGCGCCATTGTGTGCTCACTTGCCATAATAGAAATCCAGGACTCTGTTCTGGTCCATCAAATTGACTAACTTTCTTCCACGCAACATCTTTCATTAAAAATTCTTTGTTTTGCTTAGATTTTCAGCTTTTTTAATCATTGCTTCCATTTCTTGTGGGAGATTTTTTTTCATTGTACGTCCAATCAGATATGCGAACATAAACGCCAAAGGTCCAGTCATCTCAATTTGATGCGTAACCAATC
Proteins encoded in this region:
- a CDS encoding anaerobic benzoate catabolism transcriptional regulator, which produces MIEIFNRIASTLKTLRKERGWSLDKTAQETGVSKAMLGQIERAESSPTIAILWKIASGFDVPFSLFVADEQRDYSTGQTKTIHPSEDKIKVFPLFPYDEKTKCEIFLIELLPGCEHISSPHKPGVIEHVIVAEGSMEVFLNDSWKPLKKGEGLRFCADQPHGYRNLSRKNSTIHDIIHYSM
- a CDS encoding EVE domain protein, whose amino-acid sequence is MRYWIGVVSKEHVMRGVQGGFAQVCHGKEGPLKQMRPNDWIIYYSPTLKFGEKEPCKAFTAIGRIEPGEPYPFQMSEDFIPYRRNVKFFPAKEVSILPLIDSLTFIQDKKKWGFPFRRGCFFISESDFSTIATQMEMITAITLNSE
- the ohrR gene encoding Organic hydroperoxide resistance transcriptional regulator produces the protein MKDVAWKKVSQFDGPEQSPGFLLWQVSTQWRRQIEAVLTTLGLTHPQFVLLASIGWLTRNHANITQVELARHCSMDITMTSQVLRALEKKGFIERHKRNDDERSKFPRLTKNGAELVEQALPLVEAVDLKFFDKLGQDMSKCIEILQKLS